Proteins from a single region of Primulina tabacum isolate GXHZ01 chromosome 5, ASM2559414v2, whole genome shotgun sequence:
- the LOC142544769 gene encoding uncharacterized protein LOC142544769 — protein sequence MKARMEFRTVIRLLLVWIGISFHIMLLVNCAKIPDGWTADGSLDSALPLTLRIYKHHVEMSNGIVKLQLSNPSGLITGVGYGGIENVLEYRYKETRRGYWDIVWSNPKTRNGFFSTLESTNFKVIAKTKNHIEVSFTKTWNSSLGDKAPPLNIDKRFIMLRGVSGFYSYAIFEHLKGWPDLNIDEARIAFKLHQNMFHYMAVSDNLQRIMPTDYDRTRGQVLDYKEAVLLTNSANSTLKRQVDDKYQYSYESKDNHVHGWISSSPRVGFWVITPSDEFRAGGPVKQDLTSHVGPTSLAIFFSGHYAGPNFGVKLRNGEAWKKVFGPVFIYMNSDSGNKPIPLWEDAKQQMAIETKKWPYDFPSSKDFPRANQRGAISGRLMIHDRYINRRLIPAKSAYIGLAPPGDVGSWQEDTKGYQFWTQTDEKGHFTIRNIREGRYNLYGWVPGIMGDYKHGNDVIIKPGSQTTVGDIVYDPPRNGPTLWEIGIPDRSAAEFFVPDPNPKLMTNLHINGTEKFRQYGLWDRYTDLYPTHDLVYTVGTSDYRKDWFFAHVNRKVGVHDYKPTTWQISFDLRNVIRTGTYTLRLALASANYGEIQVRMNNPYSRRPQFTTRRIGRDNAIARHGIHGLYSLYSVKFSGFQLVNGRNTIYLKQSRDEGPFIGIMYDYIRFEGPSQEYYH from the exons ATGAAGGCAAGAATGGAGTTTCGAACTGTAATCCGCTTACTGTTAGTATGGATTGGAATAAGTTTTCATATAATGTTGCTTGTCAACTGTGCCAAGATCCCAGACGG ATGGACAGCAGACGGTAGTCTAGATTCGGCTCTTCCACTAACGCTGCGTATATACAAGCATCAc GTGGAGATGAGCAACGGCATTGTTAAACTGCAGTTATCGAATCCGTCGGGATTGATAACCGGGGTTGGGTATGGAGGGATTGAAAATGTACTCGAATATCGCTACAAAGAAACACGGAGAGG GTATTGGGACATCGTATGGAGTAATCCAAAGACACGCAACGGTTTTTTCTCAAC ATTGGAAAGTACAAATTTCAAGGTTATCGCAAAAACTAAAAATCATATTGAAGTTTCCTTCACAAAGACGTGGAATTCTTCTCTGGGTGACAAAGCACCACCCCTGAATATAGACAAAAG ATTTATAATGTTGCGTGGAGTTTCAGGTTTCTATTCATACGCAATATTCGAGCACTTGAAAGGATGGCCTGATTTGAATATAGATGAAGCAAGAATTGCATTTAAGCTTCACCAAaatat GTTCCATTACATGGCTGTATCGGACAACTTGCAAAGGATCATGCCTACAGATTATGATCGAACAAGAGGCCAGGTTCTTGATTACAAAGAAGCCGTATTACTCACAAATTCTGCCAATTCCACTCTCAAAAGACAG GTGGATGACAAGTACCAATACTCGTACGAAAGTAAGGACAACCATGTGCACGGGTGGATTAGTTCCTCTCCTCGCGTAGGGTTTTGGGTGATCACACCGAGCGACGAGTTTCGCGCCGGTGGTCCTGTCAAGCAAGATCTTACATCTCATGTCGGTCCGACATCTTTAGCT ATATTTTTTAGTGGGCACTATGCTGGTCCAAATTTCGGAGTTAAATTGCGGAATGGAGAGGCCTGGAAGAAGGTCTTCGGCCCggtttttatatatatgaacTCTGATTCCGGAAACAAGCCGATTCCCCTTTGGGAGGATGCCAAACAACAG ATGGCGATTGAGACCAAGAAATGGCCATATGATTTCCCATCGTCGAAGGACTTCCCTCGTGCCAATCAAAGGGGTGCAATTTCTGGTCGATTGATGATCCATGACAGATATATTAACAGACGCCTTATACCGGCGAAATCAGCATACATCGGATTGGCTCCACCTGGAGATGTAGGATCTTGGCAAGAAGATACCAAG GGTTATCAATTTTGGACTCAAACTGATGAAAAGGGACATTTCACAATAAGAAACATTAGAGAAGGCAGGTATAATTTGTACGGTTGGGTTCCAGGGATCATGGGAGACTACAAACATGGCAATGATGTAATAATCAAACCGG GAAGTCAAACTACAGTAGGTGACATTGTGTACGATCCTCCAAGAAATGGTCCAACTCTATGGGAGATAGGAATCCCGGATCGTTCTGCCGCCGAGTTTTTCGTGCCTGATCCGAATCCAAAGCTGATGACCAATTTACACATCAATGGCACAGAAAA ATTTAGGCAATATGGGTTGTGGGATAGATACACGGATTTATATCCTACTCATGATCTCGTTTACACCGTTGGGACTAGTGATTATCGAAAAGACTGGTTTTTTGCTCATGTAAACAG GAAAGTAGGAGTACATGACTACAAACCAACCACATGGCAAATTTCATTTGATTTAAGGAATGTGATCAGGACAGGAACCTATACTCTCAGGCTGGCTCTGGCATCTGCTAATTACGGTGAAATACAA GTGAGGATGAACAACCCTTATTCAAGACGGCCCCAATTTACGACAAGAAGAATAGGAAGGGACAATGCAATCGCAAGACATGGAATTCATGGATTATACTCTTTGTATAGTGTGAAATTTTCAGGGTTTCAACTGGTGAATGGAAGGAACACGATATATCTAAAGCAATCAAGAGACGAAGGTCCATTCATTGGGATTATGTATGACTACATTCGCTTCGAAGGGCCGTCTCAAGAATATTATCATTAG